In a single window of the Ancylobacter polymorphus genome:
- a CDS encoding FkbM family methyltransferase, with protein sequence MGMLDVLRTQGWLRFVSKAPRRVRRVVVRKINKLFNRNIVRSFYGVFLTENGNDATFRFCVNGTYGTFYSNYLREIDYPFIFVDIGANQGLYSLIAAQNPYCERAVSLEPVSETFRLLTANIRANGLAGMIVALNCGLSSENARVKIRLKPGHSGAASLHNTFAGTEGVEEIQISTAAILEPYLAPGLPLVVKIDTEGHEHVVIGELARSRFADRVISVFYEVDVAWADPENLKAGLRAMGFDHFHPIRGGTHYDVMATRQGGGSAECRAA encoded by the coding sequence AGAACGCAGGGGTGGTTGCGTTTCGTTTCCAAGGCGCCGCGAAGGGTCCGGCGAGTCGTCGTTCGCAAGATAAATAAACTATTCAACCGTAATATTGTGCGTTCATTCTACGGTGTGTTTTTGACGGAAAATGGGAACGACGCGACCTTTCGTTTCTGCGTTAACGGGACCTATGGAACATTTTACTCGAATTATCTGCGGGAAATCGATTACCCGTTCATTTTTGTAGATATCGGGGCAAATCAGGGACTTTATTCCCTCATCGCTGCTCAAAATCCTTACTGCGAACGAGCCGTCAGTCTTGAGCCGGTGAGCGAGACGTTCCGTCTGCTCACCGCCAACATCCGTGCCAATGGATTGGCGGGCATGATTGTCGCGTTGAATTGTGGCCTGTCGTCCGAGAATGCGCGCGTGAAAATCCGCTTGAAGCCGGGGCATAGCGGCGCGGCTTCCCTTCACAACACGTTCGCCGGCACGGAGGGCGTCGAGGAAATCCAGATTTCCACCGCCGCGATCCTCGAGCCTTATCTTGCCCCGGGCCTTCCATTGGTCGTGAAGATCGACACCGAGGGCCATGAGCACGTGGTGATCGGGGAGTTGGCGCGAAGCCGTTTTGCCGACCGGGTGATCTCTGTGTTCTATGAAGTCGATGTCGCGTGGGCGGACCCGGAAAATCTCAAGGCGGGTCTGCGCGCCATGGGGTTCGACCATTTCCACCCGATCCGCGGCGGCACGCATTACGATGTGATGGCGACACGGCAGGGGGGCGGGTCTGCGGAGTGTCGAGCCGCGTAA
- a CDS encoding YebC/PmpR family DNA-binding transcriptional regulator produces MAGHSQFKNIMHRKGKQDAVRSKLFSKLAREITVAAKLGMPDPAMNPRLRAAVLAARAENMPKDNIDRAIKKALGGDSENYDEIRYEGYGPGGVAVIVEALTDNRNRTASEVRSYFTKSGGALAETGAVSFMFDRIGTVEFDAAKASADAMLEAAIDAGADDVTSDENGHEVVCSVENLHEVARALEAKFGEPRKSGLVWRPQNTVAVDDEVAEKLIRLVDNLNDNDDVQNVYANFELSDAFMAKMGG; encoded by the coding sequence ATGGCCGGGCATTCGCAATTCAAGAACATCATGCACCGCAAGGGCAAGCAGGACGCGGTGCGTTCCAAGCTGTTCTCCAAGCTGGCGCGTGAAATCACCGTCGCGGCCAAGCTCGGCATGCCCGACCCGGCGATGAACCCGCGCCTGCGCGCCGCCGTGCTGGCGGCCCGCGCGGAAAACATGCCCAAGGACAATATCGACCGCGCGATCAAGAAGGCGCTGGGCGGCGACTCGGAGAACTATGATGAGATCCGCTATGAGGGCTACGGCCCCGGCGGTGTCGCCGTCATCGTCGAGGCGCTGACCGACAACCGCAACCGCACCGCCTCGGAAGTGCGCTCCTACTTCACCAAGTCCGGCGGGGCGCTGGCCGAGACCGGCGCGGTCTCCTTCATGTTCGACCGCATCGGCACGGTGGAGTTCGACGCCGCCAAGGCCTCGGCCGACGCCATGCTGGAAGCCGCCATCGACGCCGGCGCGGATGACGTGACTTCGGACGAGAACGGCCATGAGGTCGTCTGCTCGGTGGAGAACCTGCACGAGGTCGCCCGGGCGCTGGAAGCCAAGTTCGGCGAGCCGCGCAAATCCGGCCTCGTCTGGCGGCCGCAGAACACGGTGGCGGTGGATGACGAAGTGGCGGAAAAGCTGATCCGCCTCGTCGACAATCTCAACGACAATGACGACGTGCAGAACGTCTATGCCAATTTCGAGCTGTCCGACGCCTTCATGGCGAAGATGGGCGGCTGA